A part of Microbacterium atlanticum genomic DNA contains:
- a CDS encoding nucleoside deaminase, which translates to MDRALALAALAGEAGDVPVGAVVTDDAGAVIGEGRNLRERDHDPTAHAEVVALRAAATALGSWNLEGCTLVVTLEPCVMCAGAVLQSRVSRLVFGAWDEKAGAAGSVYDVVRDRRLPYRAEVVAGLREGEASALLRTFFDARR; encoded by the coding sequence ATGGATCGCGCGCTCGCGCTTGCGGCGCTGGCGGGCGAAGCGGGTGACGTCCCCGTCGGAGCGGTGGTGACGGATGACGCGGGGGCGGTGATCGGCGAGGGGCGCAACCTTCGCGAACGCGACCACGACCCCACGGCCCACGCCGAGGTCGTGGCGCTGCGGGCGGCCGCGACCGCGCTCGGCTCGTGGAATCTGGAGGGGTGCACGCTCGTGGTGACCCTCGAGCCGTGCGTGATGTGCGCCGGCGCGGTGCTGCAGTCCCGGGTGTCGCGTCTCGTGTTCGGCGCGTGGGACGAGAAGGCCGGCGCGGCGGGATCGGTCTACGACGTCGTGCGCGACCGGCGCCTGCCGTACCGGGCCGAGGTGGTGGCGGGACTGCGCGAGGGCGAGGCATCCGCTCTCCTGCGCACGTTCTTCGACGCCCGCCGCTGA
- the upp gene encoding uracil phosphoribosyltransferase has protein sequence MRLHVADHPLITHKLTVLRDQRTSSPVFRQLTEELVTLLAYEATRKVRVEQIEIQTPVTTTTGVKIGDPRPLVVPILRAGLGMLEGMVKLIPTAEVGFLGMVRNEETLEPSTYAERLPDDLSDRQCFVLDPMLATGGSLGAAIEFLFRRGAQDVTAICLLGAPEGVAAIEKQVDGRDVTLVLGALDERLNDKGYIVPGLGDAGDRLYGTV, from the coding sequence ATGCGCCTGCACGTCGCCGACCACCCCCTCATCACGCACAAGCTCACGGTGCTGCGCGACCAGCGCACCTCGTCGCCGGTGTTCCGTCAGCTCACCGAGGAGCTCGTGACCCTGCTCGCCTACGAGGCGACCCGCAAGGTCCGCGTCGAGCAGATCGAGATCCAGACCCCCGTCACCACCACCACCGGGGTCAAGATCGGCGACCCGCGGCCGCTCGTCGTGCCGATCCTCCGCGCCGGCCTGGGCATGCTGGAGGGAATGGTGAAGCTGATCCCGACCGCCGAGGTCGGGTTCCTCGGCATGGTGCGCAACGAGGAGACCCTCGAGCCGTCGACGTACGCCGAGCGGCTGCCCGACGACCTCAGCGATCGCCAGTGCTTCGTGCTCGACCCGATGCTGGCGACCGGCGGCTCGCTGGGCGCGGCGATCGAGTTCCTGTTCCGTCGCGGCGCGCAGGACGTCACGGCGATCTGCCTGCTCGGCGCCCCCGAGGGCGTGGCGGCGATCGAGAAGCAGGTCGACGGGCGCGACGTCACGCTGGTGCTCGGTGCGCTGGACGAGCGGCTCAACGACAAGGGCTACATCGTGCCGGGCCTGGGCGACGCCGGCGACCGTCTCTACGGCACCGTCTGA
- a CDS encoding type III PLP-dependent enzyme: MNLSTLRREPRTTRPYEDRRRAEASALLSTVAARAAIAVHGTPVLLLDPGRVQAQYRRLRAALPLVGFHYAVKALAHDAVLDVLDSAGCGFDVATGEELRLLTRRGVAATRIIHTHPIKKPAEIAEALAAGVRVFVVDNEAEIAKFRGAPADTRLLVRLAYRSPHAKSDLSSKFGVGPFEAARLVESALSAGVRVAGFSYHVGSQLDDPPRFAAAAADTLELMGILERRLDVRFDTLDIGGGLPASYDSEAAGIDAIAALLRPVLAPHARRLDIIAEPGRVMVAEAMSLVTSVVGVAERADGRWYYLDDGLYGSYSNVLTEDVHPLVFAERDLGATDARGRRRPPDDHRWATLAGPTCDSSDVVAREVLLPDLQLGDLLISPTMGAYTTVTATRFNGRPFTPVAIVGTWAVPGAAAAVRPAAAPADGLPVAEGQTVP, translated from the coding sequence ATGAACCTCAGCACGCTGCGGCGTGAGCCGCGCACCACCCGCCCGTACGAGGACCGCCGCCGGGCCGAGGCATCCGCTCTCCTGTCCACGGTCGCTGCGCGCGCCGCAATCGCCGTGCACGGCACTCCGGTGCTGCTGCTGGACCCCGGCCGCGTCCAGGCGCAGTACCGGCGGCTGCGGGCGGCCCTGCCGTTGGTCGGCTTCCACTACGCCGTCAAGGCGCTCGCCCATGACGCGGTCCTCGACGTCCTCGACAGCGCAGGATGCGGCTTCGACGTCGCCACCGGCGAAGAGCTGCGGCTGCTCACGCGACGCGGGGTGGCGGCGACGCGGATCATCCACACGCATCCGATCAAGAAGCCGGCCGAGATCGCCGAAGCGCTCGCCGCCGGTGTGCGCGTGTTCGTCGTGGACAACGAGGCCGAGATCGCGAAGTTCCGCGGCGCACCGGCCGACACGCGGCTGCTGGTGCGGCTGGCTTACCGCAGTCCGCACGCCAAGAGCGACCTGTCGAGTAAGTTCGGGGTCGGGCCGTTCGAGGCCGCGCGGCTCGTCGAGAGCGCGCTGTCGGCCGGCGTGCGGGTCGCGGGCTTCAGCTATCACGTCGGCAGCCAGCTCGACGACCCCCCGCGCTTCGCCGCGGCGGCGGCCGACACGCTCGAGCTGATGGGCATCCTCGAGCGGCGCCTCGACGTCCGGTTCGACACCCTCGACATCGGCGGCGGCCTGCCGGCCTCGTACGACAGCGAGGCAGCCGGCATCGACGCGATCGCCGCGCTGCTGCGACCGGTGCTGGCGCCGCACGCGCGCCGACTGGACATCATCGCCGAACCGGGGCGGGTCATGGTGGCCGAGGCGATGAGCCTCGTCACGAGCGTCGTGGGCGTCGCCGAACGCGCCGACGGGCGGTGGTACTACCTCGACGACGGCCTGTACGGGTCGTACTCGAACGTGCTCACCGAGGACGTGCATCCGCTCGTGTTCGCCGAGCGCGACCTCGGCGCGACCGACGCCCGGGGTCGCCGGCGTCCGCCGGACGACCACCGCTGGGCGACGCTCGCCGGCCCGACCTGCGACTCGTCGGACGTCGTCGCGCGCGAGGTGCTGCTGCCCGACCTGCAGCTCGGCGACCTGCTGATCAGCCCGACGATGGGGGCGTACACGACCGTCACCGCGACGCGGTTCAACGGCCGTCCGTTCACGCCGGTCGCGATCGTCGGCACCTGGGCGGTTCCCGGTGCCGCTGCCGCGGTGCGGCCGGCCGCCGCCCCCGCGGACGGACTGCCGGTGGCAGAGGGTCAGACGGTGCCGTAG
- a CDS encoding DUF3467 domain-containing protein, protein MADDASQQFEIDLPPELIGGAYADFANVWHTPTVFVMDFLTLAQPPREQVDAETGQRHTVVPARVVSRIRIPPDQVFELAKALTQQLEFWERETGRSNPQEPSLGD, encoded by the coding sequence ATGGCCGACGACGCATCGCAGCAGTTCGAGATCGACCTTCCGCCGGAACTGATCGGCGGCGCCTACGCCGACTTCGCCAACGTGTGGCACACGCCGACGGTGTTCGTGATGGACTTCCTCACCCTCGCGCAGCCGCCGCGGGAGCAGGTCGACGCCGAGACCGGCCAGCGTCACACCGTGGTGCCGGCGCGCGTCGTGAGCCGGATCCGCATCCCGCCCGACCAGGTGTTCGAGCTCGCCAAGGCGCTGACCCAGCAGTTGGAGTTCTGGGAGCGCGAGACCGGCCGCAGCAATCCGCAGGAGCCGTCACTCGGGGATTGA
- a CDS encoding AAA domain-containing protein, translated as MRYIEDEGRIVWSASDLKAAAECEFAWLRAIDARLGRIAAVEEPEDLTLERAGRLGTVHERRVLADYVARFGDRVVQIPETRSSDAAGLADAVALTSAALASDAEVVYQAAFATESFVGFADFLVRDPSAGPAADRPWLVQDTKLARHARVTALMQLAAYVDQLDRLGVPRAGRVQLLLGDGSVSEHEVDDLLPVFALRRERLEALIADRRLEQGPAGAPIAWGDPRGDLAVVACGRCATCDAEVVASRDLLLVAGMRPVQRERLRAAGIATIEQLAHAARGPAAMNPDVFASLRTQARLQLESPAGTPPLVAPKPAAAVVTAAAVAVGPGAATTQPEAARLGIGALVDEPEAAPDEAPPVPVFEVVAPKALGALPRPDHGDLFFDFEGDPLHTEPPLPGEPTQWGIDYLFGWVDSREQYTALWAHSFADERRALEAFLDIVNLRRQQFPGMHIYHYAPYEPTHLLAMAARHGVREADVDRLLRDGVFVDLYPIVRRALRVGSRSYSIKKLEPLYMGDEVRTSDVQKGDDSIVRYVEARALAADGHDVEARLVLDDLADYNRYDCVSTRRLRDWLVDRAREAALVPSPNPEPDERAYEPSPRATMLEALAHGHPEDSVAARSLRLGAAAIDYYPREAKSFWATHFLRLREPVSLWDETRDVVAIDPARSRVREDWHFSESGRGGERRIVELRGDVAPGTRLSEGTHPFALYELPAPYPFEPSPRWIHSARSVTVIEVLDDGAVIEETAVDGVTWTQLPLALTPQAPPAAGNQQAAIDAWADAVIAAAPDLPADPATDILCRRPPRLRPARDGAVAGALPSADTDTVDAIARAVRDLDRSYLAVQGPPGTGKTYVGSHVIARLVREHGYKVGVVAQGHATIEQLLDRVIQAGVPAAQVGKAPKDPSDPHTFTVLPKNGVAAFTAEHEASGYVIGGTAWDFSHEGRVPRGSLDLLVVDEAGQFSLASTIAVSLAAPRLLLLGDPQQLPQVSQGTHPAPVDTSALGWVMDGADVVLPEYGYFLAQTRRMRPEVAAPVSTLSYRGELEAHPSTTLRRIAGIPPGLVPVPLRHRGNATQSLEEAAEVARLVADLVGRDWTDVATDDAERKSAAASASVAMPPRPLQPRDIIVVTPYNAQQVAVEAALAAAGFAEVPVGTVDKFQGKEAAVAIVSLAASSGRDAPRGLEFLLLRNRLNVAISRAMHTAYLVYSPGLLDDLPYTPEGVARLSGFARLVGRG; from the coding sequence ATGCGATACATCGAAGACGAAGGCCGGATCGTCTGGAGCGCGAGCGACCTCAAGGCCGCCGCGGAATGCGAGTTCGCGTGGCTGCGGGCGATCGACGCGCGGCTGGGGCGCATCGCCGCCGTCGAAGAGCCCGAAGACCTCACCCTCGAGCGCGCCGGACGCCTCGGTACGGTGCACGAGCGGCGCGTGCTCGCCGACTACGTCGCGCGGTTCGGCGACCGGGTGGTCCAGATCCCCGAGACGAGGTCGTCGGATGCCGCGGGCCTGGCCGATGCGGTCGCTCTCACGTCTGCGGCCCTGGCGTCGGACGCCGAGGTGGTCTACCAGGCGGCATTCGCCACCGAGTCGTTCGTCGGCTTCGCGGACTTCCTCGTGCGCGACCCGTCGGCGGGACCCGCAGCCGACCGGCCGTGGCTCGTGCAGGACACCAAGCTCGCCCGCCACGCCCGCGTGACCGCGCTGATGCAGCTCGCGGCGTACGTCGACCAGCTCGACCGGCTGGGCGTGCCCCGCGCCGGGCGCGTGCAGCTGCTGCTCGGCGACGGCAGCGTCAGCGAGCACGAGGTCGACGACCTGCTGCCCGTCTTCGCACTGCGGCGCGAGCGGCTCGAAGCCCTCATCGCCGATCGTCGCCTCGAGCAGGGGCCGGCGGGTGCGCCGATCGCGTGGGGAGACCCCCGCGGCGACCTCGCGGTCGTCGCGTGCGGACGCTGCGCGACGTGCGACGCCGAGGTCGTGGCATCCCGCGACCTGCTCCTGGTGGCGGGGATGCGGCCGGTGCAGCGCGAGCGCCTGCGCGCCGCCGGCATCGCGACGATCGAGCAGCTCGCCCACGCCGCCCGCGGCCCCGCGGCGATGAACCCCGACGTGTTCGCCTCGCTGCGCACCCAGGCGCGCCTGCAGCTGGAGAGCCCGGCCGGAACGCCGCCGCTCGTCGCGCCGAAGCCCGCGGCGGCCGTCGTCACTGCGGCGGCGGTGGCGGTGGGGCCCGGGGCGGCCACCACCCAGCCGGAGGCCGCCCGGCTCGGGATCGGCGCGCTCGTCGACGAGCCCGAGGCCGCCCCCGACGAGGCGCCGCCCGTCCCGGTGTTCGAGGTGGTGGCCCCGAAGGCGCTCGGTGCGCTGCCGCGGCCCGACCACGGCGACCTCTTCTTCGACTTCGAGGGCGATCCGCTGCACACCGAGCCCCCGCTGCCGGGCGAGCCCACGCAGTGGGGGATCGACTACCTGTTCGGGTGGGTCGACAGCCGCGAGCAGTACACCGCCCTGTGGGCGCACTCGTTCGCCGACGAGCGGCGCGCCCTCGAGGCGTTCCTCGACATCGTGAACCTGCGGCGCCAGCAGTTCCCCGGCATGCACATCTACCACTACGCGCCCTACGAGCCGACGCACCTGCTGGCGATGGCCGCGCGGCACGGCGTGCGCGAGGCCGACGTCGACCGGCTCCTGCGCGACGGCGTCTTCGTCGACCTGTACCCCATCGTGCGTCGCGCGCTGCGCGTCGGGTCGCGCTCATACTCGATCAAGAAGCTCGAGCCGCTCTACATGGGCGACGAGGTGCGCACGAGCGACGTGCAGAAGGGCGACGACTCGATCGTCCGCTATGTCGAGGCGCGCGCTCTCGCTGCCGACGGGCATGATGTCGAGGCGCGGCTCGTGCTGGACGATCTGGCCGACTACAACCGCTACGACTGCGTGTCGACCCGCCGCCTGCGCGACTGGCTCGTCGACCGGGCGCGCGAGGCGGCGCTGGTGCCCTCACCCAACCCCGAGCCCGACGAGCGTGCCTACGAGCCGTCGCCGCGTGCGACGATGCTCGAGGCGCTCGCGCACGGCCATCCGGAGGATTCCGTGGCGGCCCGGTCCCTCCGCCTCGGCGCCGCCGCGATCGACTACTACCCGCGCGAGGCGAAGTCGTTCTGGGCGACCCACTTCCTGCGCCTGCGCGAGCCGGTGTCGCTGTGGGACGAGACGCGCGACGTCGTTGCGATCGACCCCGCACGCAGCCGGGTCCGCGAGGACTGGCACTTCTCGGAGAGCGGCCGGGGCGGCGAGCGCCGCATCGTCGAACTGCGCGGCGACGTGGCGCCGGGCACGCGCCTGAGCGAAGGCACCCATCCCTTCGCGCTGTACGAGCTGCCGGCCCCCTACCCGTTCGAGCCCTCGCCGCGCTGGATCCACTCCGCCCGCTCGGTCACCGTCATCGAGGTGCTCGACGACGGCGCCGTGATCGAGGAGACCGCGGTCGACGGCGTCACCTGGACCCAGCTGCCCCTGGCGCTGACCCCGCAGGCGCCCCCAGCGGCGGGCAACCAGCAGGCCGCGATCGACGCGTGGGCGGATGCCGTCATCGCCGCAGCGCCGGACCTCCCGGCCGACCCCGCCACCGACATCCTGTGCCGGCGCCCGCCGCGGCTCCGACCGGCTCGGGACGGCGCCGTCGCGGGGGCGCTGCCGTCCGCAGACACCGATACCGTGGACGCGATCGCACGCGCCGTCCGCGACCTCGACCGCAGCTACCTGGCCGTGCAGGGTCCGCCGGGCACCGGCAAGACCTACGTCGGATCCCACGTCATCGCCCGCCTCGTGCGCGAGCACGGCTACAAGGTCGGAGTCGTCGCCCAAGGTCACGCCACGATCGAGCAGCTCCTCGACCGGGTCATCCAGGCGGGCGTCCCCGCCGCCCAGGTCGGCAAGGCGCCGAAGGATCCGTCGGACCCGCACACCTTCACCGTGCTGCCGAAGAACGGCGTCGCCGCCTTCACCGCCGAGCACGAGGCATCCGGCTATGTGATCGGCGGCACCGCGTGGGACTTCAGCCACGAGGGGCGCGTGCCGCGCGGCAGCCTCGACCTCCTGGTCGTCGACGAGGCGGGGCAGTTCTCGCTGGCCTCGACGATCGCGGTGTCGCTCGCCGCCCCCCGGCTGCTGCTGCTGGGCGACCCCCAGCAGCTGCCGCAGGTCAGTCAGGGCACCCATCCGGCGCCGGTCGACACGTCGGCGCTCGGCTGGGTGATGGACGGCGCCGACGTCGTGCTGCCCGAGTACGGCTACTTCCTGGCCCAGACCCGTCGCATGCGGCCCGAGGTCGCCGCCCCCGTCTCGACGCTGTCGTACCGGGGCGAGCTCGAGGCCCACCCCTCGACCACGCTGCGGCGGATCGCCGGCATCCCGCCGGGCCTGGTGCCCGTGCCGCTGCGGCACCGCGGGAACGCCACGCAGTCGCTCGAGGAGGCAGCCGAGGTGGCTCGCCTCGTCGCGGACCTCGTCGGACGCGACTGGACCGACGTGGCGACCGACGACGCCGAGCGGAAGTCCGCAGCGGCATCCGCCTCGGTGGCGATGCCGCCGCGCCCGCTGCAGCCGCGCGACATCATCGTGGTCACGCCGTACAACGCGCAGCAGGTGGCGGTCGAGGCCGCCCTCGCCGCGGCGGGATTCGCTGAAGTCCCCGTCGGGACGGTCGACAAATTCCAGGGCAAGGAGGCGGCGGTGGCGATCGTGTCGCTCGCGGCCTCCAGCGGGCGCGACGCACCCCGGGGCCTGGAGTTCCTGCTGCTGCGCAACCGGCTGAACGTCGCCATCTCGCGCGCGATGCACACCGCGTACCTCGTGTATTCGCCCGGGCTGCTCGACGACCTCCCCTACACGCCGGAGGGGGTGGCCCGCCTCAGCGGCTTCGCGCGGCTGGTCGGGCGCGGCTGA
- a CDS encoding NAD(+) synthase produces MSLPFESAYRHGFARIAACTIPISIADPVANADAVLASARECDAEGVAVAVFPELCLTGYSIEDLVMQDAVLDGVAAAVERLVAASVDLLPVIVVGAPLRHRNRLYNCAVVIHRGELLGVAPKSYLPTYREFYERRWYAPGDDQAGQDIRVGALEAPFGPDLLFEALDIPGLVVHVEVCEDVWVPIPPSSAAALAGATVLLNLSGSPITIARAEDRKDLCKSQSLRCLAAYAYAAAGQGESTNDLSWDGQTMIYEGGNLLAETERFPDGPRRSVADVDLDRLRQDRLRQGTFDDNRRTWTDASTGAGANAFRIVHFELDPPPTGIGLRRVLDRFPFVPDDPERLALDCYEAFNIQVSGLVQRMRAIGGPKPVIGVSGGLDSTHALLVVARAMDVMGRPRTDILAYTMPGFATSEHTKSNAIALAEAVGASIETIDIRPLALEMLERLDHPFADGEPVHDITFENVQAGLRTDYLFRLANHHGGMVIGTSDLSELALGWATYGVGDHMSHYAVNAGVPKTLIQHVIRWVISHRGDEGGSADLSDRAREVLQSVLDTEISPELVPAGQDGRMQSTEDRIGPYALHDFALYHVLRFGFRPSKIAFLAAAAWGDKDAGAWPPGFPDEDRYAYDLPTVVKWLQVFLKRYFAFAQFKRSAIPNGPKVSPAGSLSPRGDWRAPSDGNARAWLEELKSALPELVQE; encoded by the coding sequence ATGAGCCTCCCCTTCGAGAGCGCGTACCGTCACGGATTCGCCCGCATCGCAGCGTGCACGATCCCGATCTCGATCGCCGATCCGGTCGCGAACGCCGACGCGGTGCTGGCATCGGCGCGGGAGTGCGACGCCGAGGGGGTCGCGGTCGCAGTCTTCCCCGAGCTGTGCCTGACCGGCTACAGCATCGAGGACCTCGTCATGCAGGACGCCGTGCTCGACGGCGTGGCGGCGGCGGTCGAGCGGCTGGTGGCGGCATCCGTCGATCTGCTTCCGGTGATCGTGGTCGGCGCGCCGCTGCGCCACCGCAACCGCCTCTACAACTGCGCCGTCGTGATCCACCGCGGCGAGCTGCTGGGCGTCGCCCCCAAGTCGTATCTGCCGACCTACCGCGAGTTCTACGAGCGGCGCTGGTACGCGCCCGGCGACGACCAGGCCGGGCAGGACATCCGCGTCGGCGCCCTGGAGGCGCCGTTCGGCCCCGACCTGCTGTTCGAGGCGCTCGACATCCCCGGCCTGGTGGTGCACGTCGAGGTCTGCGAGGACGTCTGGGTGCCCATCCCGCCGTCGTCGGCCGCCGCGCTGGCGGGCGCCACGGTGCTGCTGAACCTCAGCGGCAGCCCCATCACGATCGCCCGCGCCGAGGACCGCAAGGACCTCTGCAAGTCGCAGTCGCTGCGCTGCCTCGCCGCGTACGCGTACGCGGCCGCCGGGCAGGGGGAGTCCACGAACGACCTGTCGTGGGACGGTCAGACCATGATCTACGAGGGCGGCAACCTGCTCGCCGAGACCGAGCGCTTCCCCGACGGGCCGCGCCGCTCGGTCGCCGACGTCGATCTCGACCGCCTCCGTCAGGACCGCCTGCGCCAGGGCACGTTCGACGACAACCGGCGGACCTGGACGGATGCCTCGACCGGCGCGGGTGCGAACGCCTTCCGCATCGTGCACTTCGAGCTCGATCCGCCGCCGACCGGCATCGGGCTGCGCCGCGTGCTCGACCGCTTCCCGTTCGTGCCGGACGACCCCGAGCGCCTCGCCCTGGACTGCTACGAGGCGTTCAACATCCAGGTGTCCGGACTCGTCCAGCGCATGCGGGCGATCGGCGGCCCGAAGCCCGTCATCGGCGTGAGCGGGGGCCTCGACTCGACGCACGCGCTGCTGGTGGTGGCGCGCGCCATGGACGTCATGGGCCGCCCGCGCACCGACATCCTCGCGTACACCATGCCCGGCTTCGCCACGAGCGAGCACACCAAGTCCAACGCCATCGCCCTCGCCGAGGCGGTGGGGGCGTCGATCGAGACGATCGACATCCGTCCGCTCGCGCTGGAGATGCTCGAGCGCCTCGACCATCCGTTCGCCGACGGCGAACCGGTGCACGACATCACCTTCGAGAACGTGCAGGCGGGTCTGCGCACCGACTACCTCTTCCGCCTGGCGAATCACCACGGCGGCATGGTGATCGGCACGTCCGACTTGTCGGAGCTCGCCCTCGGCTGGGCCACGTACGGCGTGGGCGACCACATGAGTCACTACGCCGTCAACGCGGGCGTGCCGAAGACCCTGATCCAGCACGTCATCCGGTGGGTGATCTCGCACCGCGGCGACGAGGGAGGCTCGGCCGATCTCAGCGACCGCGCGCGCGAGGTGCTGCAGTCGGTCCTCGACACCGAGATCTCGCCCGAGCTGGTCCCGGCCGGGCAGGACGGCAGGATGCAGTCGACCGAGGACCGCATCGGCCCGTACGCCCTCCACGACTTCGCGCTGTACCACGTGCTGCGGTTCGGATTCCGGCCGTCGAAGATCGCGTTCCTCGCCGCCGCGGCGTGGGGCGACAAGGATGCCGGCGCATGGCCGCCCGGGTTCCCCGACGAGGACCGGTATGCGTACGACCTCCCCACCGTCGTGAAGTGGCTGCAGGTCTTCCTCAAGCGTTATTTCGCCTTCGCGCAGTTCAAGCGGTCGGCGATCCCGAACGGGCCCAAGGTCTCGCCGGCGGGGTCGCTGTCGCCGCGAGGCGACTGGCGCGCCCCGTCCGACGGCAACGCCCGGGCATGGCTGGAGGAGCTGAAGTCGGCGCTCCCCGAGCTCGTCCAGGAGTGA
- a CDS encoding lipase maturation factor family protein, giving the protein MDGFAAVDFEFARQVLQRGIAALFVVAFVSTLNQFRPLLGERGLLPAPALLDWARTSSRGRRLLRPTLFRFVRYTDRRLVALCAAGIGVAAALVAGIPQLGPPWLPMACFLLLWLGYMSVTSIGQTFYGFGWEMLLLEAGFLAAFLGSDDQPPPTIIIVLFWWLVFRLEFGAGMIKIRGGREWRDLTALMYHHETQPMPGPLSRQAHLLPRWFHRGEVLGNHFAQLVVPWLLFAPVLGLIAPGPVPAVVGAAAAAVVIATQAWLVVTGNFAWLNWMTIVLAFSAVGIPGIGAEPRPAAAGSGWIVDGMPLVWVVVTSAVGALYLVLSWWPLKNLFAHRQLMNASFNRWQLANAYGAFGTVTKERIEIVVEGTMDDDPDAATWHEYGFKGKPGDVRRVPRQFAPYHLRLDWLMWFLPLGRSLEDWFTAFLVRLLEADAPTLRLLAHDPFAGARPRWVRAVSYRYRFTDRAEFRRTRARWTRDRRRPVLGPVSLRR; this is encoded by the coding sequence ATGGACGGATTCGCGGCGGTCGACTTCGAGTTCGCGCGGCAGGTGCTCCAGCGGGGCATCGCCGCCCTCTTCGTCGTCGCCTTCGTCTCGACGCTGAACCAGTTCCGGCCGCTGCTCGGGGAGCGCGGGCTGCTTCCCGCGCCCGCGCTGCTGGACTGGGCGCGGACCTCCTCGCGGGGTCGGCGGCTCCTGCGCCCCACCCTGTTCCGCTTCGTCCGCTACACCGACCGCCGGCTCGTGGCGCTGTGCGCAGCGGGCATCGGCGTTGCGGCGGCACTCGTGGCCGGCATCCCGCAGCTCGGACCGCCGTGGCTGCCGATGGCGTGCTTCCTCCTGCTGTGGCTCGGGTACATGTCGGTCACCAGCATCGGCCAGACCTTCTACGGCTTCGGGTGGGAGATGCTGCTGCTCGAGGCGGGCTTCCTCGCCGCGTTCCTCGGGTCGGACGACCAGCCGCCGCCCACCATCATCATCGTCCTGTTCTGGTGGCTGGTGTTCCGTCTGGAGTTCGGCGCGGGCATGATCAAGATCCGCGGCGGCCGGGAATGGCGCGACCTCACTGCGCTGATGTACCACCACGAGACGCAGCCGATGCCCGGTCCGCTCAGCCGCCAGGCGCACCTGCTGCCGCGCTGGTTCCACCGGGGCGAGGTGCTCGGGAACCACTTCGCGCAGCTCGTCGTGCCGTGGCTCCTGTTCGCGCCGGTGCTCGGCCTCATCGCTCCCGGCCCGGTGCCGGCCGTCGTCGGCGCGGCGGCGGCAGCCGTCGTCATCGCCACCCAGGCGTGGCTCGTCGTCACCGGCAACTTCGCGTGGCTGAACTGGATGACGATCGTGCTGGCATTCTCGGCCGTCGGGATCCCCGGGATCGGCGCGGAGCCCCGGCCCGCGGCCGCCGGATCTGGATGGATCGTCGACGGGATGCCGCTTGTCTGGGTGGTCGTCACCAGCGCGGTCGGGGCTCTGTACCTCGTGCTCAGCTGGTGGCCGCTCAAGAACCTGTTCGCGCATCGCCAGCTCATGAACGCCTCGTTCAACCGCTGGCAGCTGGCGAATGCCTATGGAGCGTTCGGGACGGTGACCAAGGAGCGGATCGAGATCGTCGTCGAGGGGACGATGGACGACGATCCGGATGCCGCCACCTGGCACGAGTACGGATTCAAGGGCAAGCCCGGTGACGTCCGCCGGGTGCCCCGGCAGTTCGCGCCGTACCACCTGCGCCTGGACTGGCTGATGTGGTTCCTCCCGCTCGGGCGGTCGCTGGAGGACTGGTTCACCGCCTTCCTGGTGCGGCTGCTGGAGGCGGATGCCCCCACCCTGCGCCTGCTGGCCCACGACCCGTTCGCGGGCGCACGGCCGCGGTGGGTGCGGGCGGTGTCGTACCGCTACCGCTTCACCGACCGGGCCGAGTTCCGGCGGACCCGGGCCCGGTGGACGCGCGACCGCCGGCGGCCCGTTCTCGGGCCGGTGTCGCTGCGGCGCTGA